In the Bacillota bacterium genome, ATCGCGGAAATCGTCGAACGGGCGGAAATGCTGATCTCCCAGGTCGGCATGATGCTGAAGTTTATCAGCGGTAACCTGCAGAAGGTGAGCGCCACGCTGGACAAGGCCCAGCGCCTGCAGCAGTTGGGCTGGTGGGTGGTCCAGGCCCAGGAAGAGGAGCGCAAGCGGGTTGCCCGGGAGATTCACGATGGTCCAGCCCAGTCGCTGGCCAATATTGTTCTCCGCCTGGAATACTGCGAGAAGCTGTGGGAGGTCGACCTGTCGCGGGTGCGTCAGGAACTGGCTGAACTCAAGGAGGTTGCCCGGTCAAACCTGCAGGACATCCGCAAGATTATTTTTGCTCTGCGGCCGATGGCCCTTGATGACCTGGGGCTGGTGCCGGCTCTCAAGCGATTCACGGCCGATTTTGCGGAGAAGTACGGGCTGCCGGTGCACCTGACGATCCTCGGCCAGGAACGGCGGCTCAAGCCGTACCTGGAGGTGGCAGTCTTCCGGGTGATTCAAGAGGCGCTGAATAACGTGTATAAGCACGCACAGGCCTCCCAGGCTACGGTCAAGCTGGAAATGGCCCCGTTGATGTTGACCGCGATTACGCGGGACAATGGGGTTGGTTTTAACGTTGAGGAGGTGCTGGCCACTCCACATGACCGCTATGGTTTGACCAGCATGCGGGAAAGAGTTGAGATGTTGGATGGCAAGCTGATGATCAGATCATCACCTGGCAAAGGCACGGAAGTGGTGGTGCAGATTCCGCTGAAAGACCAGGAGTAAGGTGAGTTCGCGATGAGCAGCGGGAGGGGTCGAGAGTGAAACCGATTCGGGTATTGATTGTTGATGACCATGCCCTGGTCAGACAGGGCTTGCGCAAGGTACTGGAACTGGAACCGGGGATCAGGGTGGTCGGTGAGGTGGGCGATGGTGAGGCGGCGATCGCGCAGGCGCGGCGGTTGCAGCCGGATATTGTGCTGATGGATTTGAATATGCCAGGGACCAACGGGGTGGAGGCGACCCGGGTCATTAAGAAGGAATTACCGCGCACGAAAGTGATCGCGTTGACGGTTGACGAAGATGACCAGATCTTCGAAGCCATCCGGGCCGGCGTGGCCGCCTACATTTTGAAGGATGTTGAGGCTGATGAGTTGATCAAGGCCATCGTCAATGTGCATGAGGGGAAGTCAGTGGTTCACCCGAAGGTGACGGCGAAATTGATGGGGGAATTCAACCGGCTGTCGGCGGTGGCGGCCGATGAAACCGCGGTGAACCGCCTGACGGAGCGAGAGCGGGAGGTCCTGGTCTGCCTGGCGCGGGGCGCTTCTAATTTGGATATCGCCCGGATGCTGTTTATCAGTGAGAAAACGGTCAAGAACCACATTACCAGTATTTTGCGGAAGTTAAATGTGAAGGATCGCACCCAGGCGGCGATCTACGCCATCAAATATAAGCTGGTGGATCTGTAGCTCACGGATAGCACCAAATTAGGCCCACTGTGCATAAACTGTATTAACTCCCACGGCATAAAGTTGGCGAAAGGAGTGGTACGGTGCACAATGGGG is a window encoding:
- a CDS encoding sensor histidine kinase, whose protein sequence is MTDLEVFDAKLLENIITKLIETIENSQEQIFDIAENARSEYARVQLELLEVKEQTQNIIKEVDAVTLADRQARYRLMEVSRDFHKYSEEDVRQAYEQAKDIQIRLFVLREKEANLRARRDDLERRVKRIAEIVERAEMLISQVGMMLKFISGNLQKVSATLDKAQRLQQLGWWVVQAQEEERKRVAREIHDGPAQSLANIVLRLEYCEKLWEVDLSRVRQELAELKEVARSNLQDIRKIIFALRPMALDDLGLVPALKRFTADFAEKYGLPVHLTILGQERRLKPYLEVAVFRVIQEALNNVYKHAQASQATVKLEMAPLMLTAITRDNGVGFNVEEVLATPHDRYGLTSMRERVEMLDGKLMIRSSPGKGTEVVVQIPLKDQE
- a CDS encoding response regulator transcription factor, translating into MKPIRVLIVDDHALVRQGLRKVLELEPGIRVVGEVGDGEAAIAQARRLQPDIVLMDLNMPGTNGVEATRVIKKELPRTKVIALTVDEDDQIFEAIRAGVAAYILKDVEADELIKAIVNVHEGKSVVHPKVTAKLMGEFNRLSAVAADETAVNRLTEREREVLVCLARGASNLDIARMLFISEKTVKNHITSILRKLNVKDRTQAAIYAIKYKLVDL